In the Streptomyces fradiae ATCC 10745 = DSM 40063 genome, one interval contains:
- the rsmA gene encoding 16S rRNA (adenine(1518)-N(6)/adenine(1519)-N(6))-dimethyltransferase RsmA produces MSTTEPDALLGPADIRELAAALGVRPTKQRGQNFVIDANTVRRIVRTAEVRPDDVVVEVGPGLGSLTLALLEAADRVVAVEIDDTLAAALPATITARMPERATRFSLVHSDAMDVRELPGPPPTALVANLPYNVAVPVLLHMLDRFPTIERTLVMVQAEVADRLAARPGNKVYGVPSVKANWYADVKRAGSIGRNVFWPAPNVDSGLVSLVRRDPPETTATKREVFAVVDAAFAQRRKTLRAALAGWAGSPAAAEAALLAAGVSPQARGESLTVEEFARIAEARA; encoded by the coding sequence GTGAGCACCACTGAGCCCGACGCCCTCCTCGGCCCCGCCGACATCCGCGAACTGGCCGCAGCCCTCGGCGTACGGCCGACCAAGCAGCGCGGCCAGAACTTCGTCATCGACGCCAACACCGTCCGGCGCATCGTCCGCACCGCGGAGGTACGCCCCGACGACGTGGTGGTGGAGGTGGGCCCCGGACTCGGCTCCCTCACCCTCGCCCTGCTGGAGGCCGCCGACCGCGTCGTCGCCGTCGAGATCGACGACACCCTCGCCGCGGCCCTGCCGGCCACGATCACCGCCCGCATGCCCGAGCGGGCCACGCGCTTCTCGCTGGTCCACTCCGACGCGATGGACGTCCGGGAGCTGCCCGGCCCGCCGCCCACGGCGCTCGTCGCGAACCTGCCGTACAACGTCGCCGTGCCCGTGCTGCTCCACATGCTGGACCGCTTCCCGACCATCGAGCGCACCCTCGTCATGGTCCAGGCCGAGGTCGCCGACCGGCTCGCCGCCCGGCCCGGCAACAAGGTGTACGGCGTGCCGTCCGTGAAGGCCAACTGGTACGCGGACGTCAAGCGCGCCGGGTCCATCGGCCGCAACGTCTTCTGGCCCGCGCCGAACGTCGACTCCGGCCTCGTCTCCCTCGTACGCCGCGACCCGCCGGAGACCACCGCCACCAAGCGGGAGGTCTTCGCCGTCGTGGACGCCGCCTTCGCGCAGCGCCGCAAGACCCTGCGGGCCGCGCTCGCCGGCTGGGCCGGGTCGCCCGCCGCCGCCGAGGCCGCCCTCCTCGCCGCCGGGGTGTCCCCGCAGGCGCGCGGCGAGTCCCTGACCGTCGAGGAGTTCGCCCGTATCGCGGAGGCCCGAGCGTGA
- a CDS encoding ubiquitin-like domain-containing protein: METSRESRHRPAPAARSPRAKGPADRSSPRATAPARAPRARKKPAGRSPGGTTPADRSPRAEVPADRPPGGKSPDGRSPHVETPSGRSPGKAPSGRSSRAGKPADRQPRAKAPSGRQPGAKAPTAKAPSGRQSAAKAPTAKAPSGRQSAAKAPTAKAPTAAAPAVRPGLRWYVPRALVGAGFAAVLAAGGVLAADHKAVRLTVDGAPRTLHTFADDVGELLADEGIAPGAHDRVAPGPDAPLSGGDEVAVRYGRPLRLDVDGRSRRLWTTARTVDEALRGLGVRAEGARLSVSRTAPIRREGLALAVRTERALTVRADGRERTVRTHAATVAAALRGAGITLGALDTTSVPPGAFPRDGQTVTVRRVADRRTTRHETVPYAVRHVEDPGLYEGTEVVDRPGRTGLRRLTYVTRTVDGVPHRTRETGSELVREPVARIVRVGTRTRPRPSSRPARQPRPQGGAQAQERPQAPAPAPAPARSQAPAAGPGAKAPGRPASVAGADHLNWAALAQCESGGRPDAVDPSGTYGGLYQFDARTWASVGGSGLPQHASAAEQTYRAKKLYAQRGASPWPHCGRRLYR; this comes from the coding sequence GTGGAGACCTCACGCGAAAGCCGCCACCGTCCGGCCCCCGCCGCCCGGTCGCCCCGCGCCAAGGGGCCCGCCGACCGGTCGTCGCCCCGCGCCACGGCGCCCGCGCGGGCGCCCCGCGCCAGGAAGAAGCCCGCCGGCCGGTCGCCCGGCGGCACGACGCCTGCCGACCGTTCGCCTCGCGCCGAGGTCCCCGCCGACCGGCCGCCCGGCGGCAAGAGCCCCGACGGCCGTTCGCCCCACGTCGAGACGCCCTCCGGTCGGTCGCCCGGCAAGGCACCCTCCGGCCGGTCGTCCCGTGCCGGGAAGCCCGCCGACCGGCAGCCCCGCGCCAAGGCGCCCTCCGGCCGGCAACCCGGCGCCAAGGCGCCCACCGCCAAGGCGCCCTCCGGCCGGCAGTCCGCCGCCAAGGCGCCCACCGCCAAGGCGCCCTCCGGCCGGCAGTCCGCCGCCAAGGCGCCCACCGCCAAGGCGCCCACCGCCGCGGCGCCCGCCGTCCGCCCCGGCCTGCGGTGGTACGTGCCGCGGGCGCTCGTGGGCGCCGGGTTCGCCGCCGTGCTCGCGGCCGGGGGCGTCCTCGCCGCGGACCACAAGGCGGTGCGGCTCACCGTCGACGGCGCGCCCCGCACCCTGCACACCTTCGCCGACGACGTGGGCGAGCTCCTCGCCGACGAGGGCATCGCCCCCGGCGCCCACGACCGGGTCGCGCCGGGCCCCGACGCGCCGCTGAGCGGCGGGGACGAGGTGGCCGTCCGCTACGGCCGCCCCCTGCGCCTCGACGTGGACGGCCGCTCCCGCCGCCTGTGGACCACCGCCCGCACCGTGGACGAGGCCCTGCGCGGGCTCGGCGTCCGCGCCGAGGGCGCCCGCCTGTCGGTCTCCCGCACCGCGCCCATCCGCCGCGAGGGGCTCGCCCTCGCCGTACGCACCGAACGCGCCCTGACCGTCCGCGCCGACGGCCGCGAGCGCACCGTCCGCACCCACGCCGCCACCGTCGCCGCGGCCCTGCGGGGCGCAGGGATCACGCTCGGCGCCCTGGACACCACCTCCGTGCCGCCCGGCGCCTTCCCGCGCGACGGCCAGACCGTCACCGTGCGGCGCGTCGCCGACCGCCGCACCACCCGCCACGAGACCGTCCCGTACGCCGTCCGCCACGTCGAGGACCCCGGGCTGTACGAGGGCACCGAGGTCGTGGACCGGCCCGGCCGCACCGGTCTGCGCCGCCTCACCTACGTGACCCGCACCGTGGACGGCGTACCCCACCGCACCCGCGAGACCGGCAGCGAGCTCGTCCGCGAGCCGGTCGCCCGGATCGTCCGCGTCGGCACCCGGACCCGCCCCCGCCCGAGCTCCCGGCCCGCCCGCCAGCCCCGCCCCCAGGGCGGCGCACAGGCCCAGGAGCGGCCCCAGGCCCCGGCCCCCGCCCCGGCCCCGGCCCGCTCCCAGGCCCCGGCCGCCGGGCCCGGCGCGAAGGCACCCGGCCGGCCCGCGTCCGTCGCCGGGGCCGACCACCTGAACTGGGCCGCCCTCGCGCAGTGCGAGTCCGGCGGGCGCCCCGACGCCGTCGACCCCTCCGGCACCTACGGCGGCCTCTACCAGTTCGACGCCCGCACCTGGGCCTCCGTCGGCGGCAGCGGCCTGCCCCAGCACGCCTCCGCCGCCGAACAGACATACCGGGCGAAGAAGCTCTACGCGCAAAGGGGGGCGAGTCCGTGGCCGCACTGCGGCCGTAGGCTGTATCGGTGA
- a CDS encoding 4-(cytidine 5'-diphospho)-2-C-methyl-D-erythritol kinase, with translation MSVTVRVPAKVNVQLAVGPARPDGFHDLANVFLAVSLYDRVTATRAESLRVTCEGPDADQVPLDRTNLAARAAELLAARYGIAPDVHLHIAKDIPVAGGMAGGSADGAGALLACDALWGTGASRAELLDICAELGSDVPFSLVGGAALGTGRGEHLTELPLGGTFHWVFAVADGGLSTPAVYAEFDRLTPAAPAPAASPGLLDALRTGDTAALAGALANDLQPAALSLRPSLADTLAAGTAAGALAGIVSGSGPTTAFLVKDAEAARSVAAALVASGTCRTARTATSPAPGARIVPA, from the coding sequence GTGAGCGTCACCGTCCGAGTCCCGGCCAAGGTCAACGTCCAGCTCGCGGTCGGGCCCGCCCGCCCCGACGGCTTCCACGACCTGGCCAACGTCTTCCTCGCCGTCTCCCTCTACGACCGGGTGACCGCCACGCGCGCCGAGTCGCTCCGCGTCACCTGCGAGGGCCCCGACGCCGACCAGGTGCCCCTGGACCGCACGAACCTGGCCGCGCGCGCCGCCGAGCTGCTGGCCGCCCGGTACGGCATCGCCCCCGACGTGCACCTGCACATCGCCAAGGACATCCCCGTCGCGGGCGGCATGGCGGGCGGCAGCGCCGACGGCGCGGGCGCCCTGCTCGCCTGCGACGCCCTGTGGGGCACGGGCGCGAGCCGCGCCGAACTCCTCGACATCTGCGCCGAGCTGGGCAGCGACGTGCCGTTCTCCCTCGTCGGCGGCGCCGCGCTGGGCACCGGCCGGGGCGAGCACCTCACCGAACTGCCCCTCGGCGGCACCTTCCACTGGGTGTTCGCCGTCGCCGACGGGGGCCTGTCCACGCCCGCCGTGTACGCCGAGTTCGACCGGCTGACGCCCGCCGCGCCCGCCCCGGCCGCCTCCCCCGGCCTGCTGGACGCGCTGCGCACCGGCGACACCGCCGCCCTCGCCGGGGCCCTGGCCAACGACCTCCAGCCCGCCGCCCTGTCCCTGCGCCCGTCGCTCGCCGACACCCTCGCCGCGGGCACGGCGGCCGGCGCCCTCGCGGGGATCGTCTCCGGGTCGGGCCCCACCACGGCGTTCCTGGTCAAGGACGCGGAGGCGGCCCGGTCGGTCGCGGCGGCCCTCGTCGCCTCCGGCACCTGCCGCACGGCCCGCACGGCCACCTCCCCGGCCCCGGGCGCGCGGATCGTCCCGGCCTGA
- a CDS encoding TatD family hydrolase: MSAKDAPPPLPEPLPVAVADSHTHLDMQSTTVEEALAKAALVGVETVVQVGCDLKGSRWAAETAERYANVHAAVALHPNEAPRIVLGDSGDGGPRQRVREAGGEAALDDALAEIDRLAALPHVKAVGETGLDYFRTGPEGKEAQERSFRAHVEIAKRHGKALVIHDREAHEDVLRVLAEEGAPERTVFHCYSGDAEMARVCAERGYFMSFAGNVTFKNAQPLRDALAVAPLELVLVETDAPFLTPAPYRGRPNAPYLVPVTVRAMAAVRGIGEEAMATALAENTARAFGY, from the coding sequence ATGAGTGCCAAGGACGCCCCGCCCCCGCTGCCCGAGCCCCTGCCCGTCGCGGTGGCCGACTCGCACACCCACCTCGACATGCAGTCCACGACCGTCGAGGAGGCCCTGGCCAAGGCCGCCCTCGTCGGCGTGGAGACCGTCGTGCAGGTGGGATGCGACCTGAAGGGCTCCCGGTGGGCGGCCGAGACGGCCGAGCGGTACGCGAACGTGCACGCCGCCGTCGCCCTCCACCCCAACGAGGCCCCCCGCATCGTCCTCGGCGACTCCGGGGACGGCGGGCCCCGGCAGCGGGTGCGCGAGGCCGGCGGGGAGGCCGCGCTGGACGACGCGCTCGCCGAGATCGACCGGCTCGCCGCCCTTCCGCACGTCAAGGCGGTCGGCGAGACGGGCCTCGACTACTTCCGCACGGGCCCCGAGGGCAAGGAGGCGCAGGAGCGCTCGTTCCGCGCCCATGTCGAGATCGCCAAGCGGCACGGCAAGGCGCTGGTCATCCACGACCGGGAGGCCCACGAGGACGTGCTGCGCGTCCTGGCCGAGGAGGGCGCCCCGGAGCGGACCGTCTTCCACTGCTACTCGGGCGACGCCGAGATGGCCAGGGTCTGCGCCGAGCGCGGCTACTTCATGTCGTTCGCCGGGAACGTCACCTTCAAGAACGCCCAGCCGCTGCGCGACGCCCTGGCGGTCGCCCCGCTGGAGCTGGTCCTGGTCGAGACGGACGCGCCGTTCCTGACGCCCGCGCCGTACCGGGGCCGCCCGAATGCCCCGTACCTCGTCCCGGTCACCGTGCGCGCCATGGCGGCCGTGCGGGGCATCGGGGAGGAGGCCATGGCGACGGCCCTCGCGGAGAACACCGCACGCGCCTTCGGCTACTGA
- a CDS encoding dolichyl-phosphate-mannose--protein mannosyltransferase: MTSTAQRAPHGQDGPETPAAGPRGGGEPPAWERRLRRFGYRPLGAPGLRERLVPPYAGPPGSFGGPAYGGGLGLPPRAAAALARLAPWGGPLLVALVAGVLRFWNLGSPHAVIFDETYYAKDAWALIHNGYEGSWPKDVDATILADPGSVDVPVDPAYVVHPPVGKWVIGLGEWLFGFEPFGWRFMVAVCGTLSVLMLCRIGRRLFRSTFLGCLAGGLLAVDGLHFVMSRAALLDQVLMFFVLAAFGCLLADRDWARRRLAAALPVDADGVLRPDARIAATLRLGWRPWRLAAGVALGLAAATKWNGLYIMAAFGLLTVAWDVGARRVAGAHRPYTAVLRRDVLPAFVSTVPVALATYVASWSGWIASDRGYFRTWASTGDGRESSWSWLFPDWWRSLWHYESEVYTFHVNLTSGHTYESNPWSWIVLGRPVSYFYESPAPGRDGCPADAAEKCAREVLAIGTPLLWWAACFALLYVVWRWLFRRDWRAGAILCAVAAGWAPWLLYQERTIFLFYAVVFVPFLCLAVAMMIGAMLGPAAHPPGTSGADPDPVAAARAYGRAERRRTVGAIGAGVLVLLIVWNFIYFWPLFTGEAIPMDQWRARMWLDTWV; the protein is encoded by the coding sequence GTGACCAGTACTGCCCAGAGGGCCCCGCACGGACAGGACGGCCCGGAGACCCCCGCCGCCGGACCGCGGGGCGGCGGCGAGCCGCCCGCGTGGGAGCGGCGCCTGCGCCGGTTCGGGTACCGCCCGCTCGGGGCGCCGGGCCTGCGGGAACGGCTGGTGCCGCCGTACGCCGGGCCGCCGGGCAGCTTCGGCGGCCCGGCGTACGGCGGCGGGCTCGGGCTGCCGCCCCGCGCGGCGGCGGCCCTGGCGCGCCTCGCGCCGTGGGGCGGCCCGCTGCTGGTGGCGCTCGTCGCGGGCGTGCTGCGGTTCTGGAACCTGGGCTCGCCGCACGCGGTGATATTCGACGAGACGTACTACGCCAAGGACGCCTGGGCGCTGATCCACAACGGGTACGAGGGGTCCTGGCCGAAGGACGTCGACGCGACGATCCTGGCGGACCCCGGTTCGGTCGACGTGCCGGTCGACCCCGCCTACGTGGTGCACCCGCCGGTCGGCAAATGGGTGATCGGGCTCGGCGAGTGGCTGTTCGGCTTCGAGCCGTTCGGCTGGCGGTTCATGGTGGCCGTGTGCGGCACGCTGTCGGTGCTGATGCTGTGCCGGATCGGGCGGCGGCTGTTCCGGTCGACGTTCCTGGGCTGCCTGGCGGGCGGGCTGCTCGCCGTGGACGGGCTGCACTTCGTGATGAGCCGCGCGGCCCTCCTGGACCAGGTGCTGATGTTCTTCGTGCTGGCCGCCTTCGGCTGCCTGCTCGCCGACCGGGACTGGGCGCGGCGGCGGCTGGCGGCGGCGCTGCCGGTGGACGCCGACGGGGTGCTGCGGCCCGACGCGCGGATCGCGGCGACCCTGCGGCTGGGGTGGCGGCCCTGGCGGCTGGCGGCCGGTGTGGCGCTGGGCCTGGCGGCGGCCACGAAGTGGAACGGCCTGTACATCATGGCGGCGTTCGGGCTGCTGACCGTGGCGTGGGACGTGGGCGCGCGGCGGGTGGCCGGCGCGCACCGCCCGTACACGGCGGTGCTGAGGCGGGACGTGCTGCCCGCGTTCGTGTCGACGGTGCCGGTGGCGCTCGCGACGTACGTCGCGTCGTGGAGCGGCTGGATCGCCTCCGACCGGGGCTACTTCCGCACCTGGGCGTCGACCGGCGACGGCCGGGAGAGCTCGTGGTCGTGGCTGTTCCCCGACTGGTGGCGGAGCCTGTGGCACTACGAGTCGGAGGTGTACACCTTCCACGTCAACCTGACGTCGGGGCACACCTACGAGTCGAACCCGTGGAGCTGGATCGTCCTGGGGCGGCCGGTCTCCTACTTCTACGAGTCGCCCGCGCCGGGCCGGGACGGCTGCCCGGCGGACGCGGCGGAGAAGTGCGCCCGCGAGGTCCTGGCGATCGGCACGCCGCTGCTGTGGTGGGCGGCGTGTTTCGCACTGCTGTACGTGGTGTGGCGGTGGCTGTTCCGCCGCGACTGGCGGGCCGGGGCCATCCTGTGCGCGGTCGCGGCCGGGTGGGCGCCGTGGCTGCTGTACCAGGAGCGGACGATCTTCCTGTTCTACGCGGTGGTGTTCGTGCCGTTCCTGTGCCTGGCGGTGGCGATGATGATCGGCGCCATGCTGGGCCCGGCCGCCCACCCGCCGGGCACGAGCGGGGCGGACCCGGACCCGGTGGCCGCGGCGCGGGCGTACGGCCGCGCGGAACGGCGCCGCACGGTCGGCGCGATCGGCGCGGGCGTGCTGGTGCTGCTGATCGTCTGGAACTTCATCTACTTCTGGCCGCTGTTCACCGGCGAGGCGATCCCGATGGACCAGTGGCGGGCCCGGATGTGGCTCGACACCTGGGTCTAG
- the rsmI gene encoding 16S rRNA (cytidine(1402)-2'-O)-methyltransferase, which translates to MTGTLVLAGTPIGDIADAPPRLAAELAEADVVAAEDTRRLRRLTQALGVQPRGRVVSYFEGNETARTPELVEALVGGARVLLVTDAGMPSVSDPGYRLVAAAVERDVRVTAVPGPSAVLTALALSGLPVDRFCFEGFLPRKAGERLARLREVAAERRTLVYFEAPHRLDDTLAAMAEVFGAGRRAAVCRELTKTYEEVRRGGLGELAAWAAEGVRGEITVVVEGAPEPGPAELDADELVRRVRVREEAGERRKEAIAAVAAEAGLPKREVFDAVVAAKTAEKAEKAGKGEAAGRG; encoded by the coding sequence GTGACTGGAACCCTCGTACTCGCAGGTACCCCCATCGGCGACATCGCCGACGCCCCGCCCCGCCTCGCCGCCGAACTGGCGGAGGCCGACGTCGTCGCGGCCGAGGACACCCGCCGGCTGCGCCGCCTCACCCAGGCGCTCGGCGTGCAGCCGCGCGGGCGGGTCGTGTCGTACTTCGAGGGCAACGAGACCGCGCGGACGCCCGAGCTGGTCGAGGCGCTCGTGGGCGGCGCCCGGGTGCTGCTGGTCACCGACGCGGGCATGCCCTCCGTCTCCGACCCGGGCTACCGGCTGGTCGCCGCCGCCGTGGAGCGGGACGTCAGGGTGACCGCCGTGCCCGGCCCGTCCGCCGTGCTCACCGCGCTCGCCCTGTCCGGCCTCCCCGTGGACCGCTTCTGCTTCGAGGGCTTCCTGCCCCGCAAGGCGGGCGAGCGGCTGGCACGGCTGCGCGAGGTGGCCGCCGAGCGGCGCACACTCGTCTACTTCGAGGCCCCGCACCGCCTGGACGACACGCTCGCCGCGATGGCGGAGGTCTTCGGCGCCGGCCGGCGTGCCGCCGTCTGCCGGGAGCTGACCAAGACGTACGAGGAGGTCAGGCGCGGAGGGCTCGGCGAGCTGGCCGCCTGGGCCGCCGAGGGGGTGCGGGGCGAGATCACCGTCGTCGTGGAGGGCGCCCCCGAGCCGGGGCCGGCCGAGCTGGACGCGGACGAGCTGGTGCGGCGCGTCCGGGTGCGGGAGGAGGCGGGGGAGCGGCGCAAGGAGGCCATCGCCGCCGTCGCCGCCGAGGCGGGGCTGCCCAAGCGGGAGGTGTTCGACGCGGTGGTCGCCGCCAAGACGGCCGAGAAGGCCGAGAAGGCCGGGAAGGGCGAGGCGGCCGGGAGGGGCTAG